A stretch of DNA from Mesorhizobium onobrychidis:
CATATCCGCACCGGCAAGCCGATCTGCTACACTTCTGTCGACTCCGTCCTGCAGATCGCCGCGCATGAAGTTCACTTCGGGCTGGAACGGCTCTACGAATTCTGCAAGGTGGTGCGCAGGCTGGTCGATCCGCTGAACATCGGACGGGTGATCGCGCGGCCTTTCATTGGGGAAACCGCCGCCAGCTTTGAACGGACGCACAACCGCCGGGATTATTCGGTGCCGCCGCCCGAACCGACCCTGCTCGACCGGCTGACGGCGCGCGGCAGCCGGGTCATCGCGGTCGGCAAGATCGGCGACATCTTCGCCCATCGCGGCATATCGGAAGTGCGCAAGGCCGCCGGCAACATGGCGATGTTCGACAAGGCGCTCGGCGCGATGGATGACGCGGGCGACGGCGATCTCGTCTTCGCCAATTTCGTCGATTTCGACACCGAGTTCGGCCATCGGCGCGACGTTGCCGGCTATGCCGCCGCGCTCGAGGCCTTCGACCGGCGGCTGCCGGAGGCGCTTGCACGGCTGAGGCATGGCGACCTTCTCATCCTCACGGCCGACCATGGCAACGATCCGACCTGGCACGGCACCGATCATACACGCGAACGCATTCCGGTGATCGGCACGGGACCAGGTTTTGGCGGCGACATTGGGCTCAGAACGACCTTCGCCGACATCGGTGAAACCGTCGCCGAGCATCTTGGGCTGGCATCCGGCCGTCACGGCACCTCCTTCTATGCAACGATAGGCGGCCATGCCTGAGTTGCCTGAGGTCGAAACGGTGCGGCGGGGCCTGCAGCCGGTTCTGGAAGGCGCCCGCATCGCCCGCGTCGAGGCACGCCGGC
This window harbors:
- a CDS encoding phosphopentomutase; this encodes MARAFLFVLDSFGIGGAADAERYGDTGSNTFGHIARACAEGRADREGLRKGPLFVPNMLSLGLGHAAKTATGFSIDIGSKVQLASAFHGAAQEISSGKDTPSGHWEIAALPVRFDWGYFPDTVPAFPADLTEAIIREGEVPGILGNCHAPGTEIIERFGEEHIRTGKPICYTSVDSVLQIAAHEVHFGLERLYEFCKVVRRLVDPLNIGRVIARPFIGETAASFERTHNRRDYSVPPPEPTLLDRLTARGSRVIAVGKIGDIFAHRGISEVRKAAGNMAMFDKALGAMDDAGDGDLVFANFVDFDTEFGHRRDVAGYAAALEAFDRRLPEALARLRHGDLLILTADHGNDPTWHGTDHTRERIPVIGTGPGFGGDIGLRTTFADIGETVAEHLGLASGRHGTSFYATIGGHA